One stretch of Sinomonas terrae DNA includes these proteins:
- a CDS encoding 4-hydroxy-3-methylbut-2-enyl diphosphate reductase, with protein sequence MTFSPVSLSMPTVPRRRRTPEDVAAAAAVVEEKRVLLAAPRGYCAGVDRAVIAVEKALEHYGPPVYVRKQIVHNRHVVETLEERGAIFVDETDEVPEGSLVVFSAHGVSPAVVRSAEERGLRTIDATCPLVTKVHREAVRFAKGNYEILLIGHVGHEEVEGTFGEAPEHTQIVNSPEEADTIEVRDPDRLIWLSQTTLSVDETMETVRRLRERFPNLQDPPSDDICYATSNRQAAIKKIAPQADLVIVVGSANSSNSVRLVEVALEYGAKKAHRVDFANEVDESWFEGVATIGVTSGASVPEVLVQDVLRLAADYGYATVEEVVTAEEDILFSLPKELRATLKEAGDGSRGLGGRGQRPTS encoded by the coding sequence ATGACCTTTTCGCCCGTCTCCCTGTCCATGCCTACGGTTCCGCGCCGCCGCCGGACGCCCGAGGACGTGGCTGCCGCAGCTGCGGTTGTGGAGGAGAAGCGGGTTCTGCTCGCAGCGCCACGCGGATATTGCGCTGGTGTGGACCGCGCCGTCATTGCAGTTGAGAAGGCCCTCGAGCACTACGGACCGCCGGTCTACGTTCGCAAGCAGATCGTCCACAACCGGCACGTCGTCGAAACGCTCGAGGAGCGGGGTGCGATCTTCGTCGATGAGACGGACGAGGTTCCCGAGGGTTCCCTCGTCGTCTTTTCGGCGCACGGCGTGAGTCCCGCTGTTGTGCGTTCCGCTGAGGAGCGCGGATTGCGGACTATCGACGCCACCTGCCCTCTCGTCACGAAGGTCCACCGCGAGGCCGTACGGTTCGCGAAGGGCAACTACGAGATCCTCCTCATCGGCCACGTGGGCCATGAAGAGGTCGAGGGCACGTTCGGCGAGGCACCGGAACACACGCAGATCGTCAATTCGCCCGAGGAGGCGGACACGATCGAGGTTCGCGACCCGGACCGTCTCATCTGGCTCTCACAAACCACCCTTTCCGTCGACGAGACGATGGAGACCGTCCGTCGCCTGCGCGAGCGTTTCCCGAACCTCCAGGATCCGCCGAGCGACGACATCTGCTATGCGACCTCGAACCGACAGGCGGCCATTAAGAAGATCGCGCCTCAAGCGGATCTTGTGATTGTGGTGGGCTCGGCAAACTCGTCAAATTCAGTTCGGCTCGTCGAGGTCGCCCTCGAATACGGCGCAAAGAAGGCCCATCGCGTCGATTTCGCCAACGAGGTCGACGAGTCTTGGTTCGAGGGAGTGGCCACGATCGGAGTGACCTCAGGAGCGTCCGTGCCTGAGGTGCTCGTCCAGGACGTCCTTCGGCTCGCGGCTGACTATGGTTACGCCACAGTCGAGGAAGTCGTGACGGCCGAGGAGGACATTCTGTTCTCTCTCCCCAAGGAGCTCCGCGCGACGCTCAAGGAAGCAGGCGACGGCAGCCGAGGCCTCGGCGGACGCGGCCAGCGCCCTACGAGCTAG